A region of the Scatophagus argus isolate fScaArg1 chromosome 14, fScaArg1.pri, whole genome shotgun sequence genome:
CATATTTGGAATCCATTAagctttttatcatcttttcatCCTCCAATATTTGAACAAGGGCATCAGACCACATTGCATGGACCTCAAAAATCATTGAAAGGAAATTCTTGATGAGTTTGATGAAAGTAAGTGCTGAAgccccctctctctgtgtctggaAAAATCATTGAAAAATTGGGGTGAAAAAGTGATTATCTTGATATGTGAATGACTAAATGACCCACATGAGGTCTGAACATAATTCAGAATTACTTACTTTTATTTGATCCTGCAAGAATACATCAAAAAAGGTTGCTATACTCTGATCCATTTCAAGGTTAATAGATGTGTAGAGAGGAGACTTTTCTGGGATGTACCAGCTGTTGGTGGCCCTGATCACAGTGATGTTGTGTCCCTTGGCATGAAGTTCTTCCAGGAGGATCTTCATATTGATCCAGTGGCTGCCATCGACTGGGAAAACCAGAATGTTTCCTCCATCGCAAGGTGGTGTGATGGAAATCAGAGATACACTGAGGAatgcaaatatttcacacacacgATACAGTGGAGTAGTTCCTAAAATATATCAGAGAGATGATAAAATGAGAGCCCTTGTTTTCAACATATCATTAAGAGGAAATTAGTTCAACACTTTATGGTttgtatcagaatcagaatcagaatcagaatcagaattgactttattgccattgtaagtgaagaggtttcacattactaggaatttgtcttggtgattggtgcatacatagaacgtaacaagtaacatataatagtagaataaagtaaaataaaatagaataaggtaaaacaaaataaaataagtaaaataaatatggttctggaggtagttcaaaagtgaggtagtgctgggtggaagtatagtgcaagtaggtgaggtaaacagtgcaaatgaacagcaggtggataatgacatgagcagaaatcagtgcctgtactgaagtaactaaagtgcatgttagtcagttggtgttcaacagtatcaggtgaaaacaatgtgaagaaagagttctggctgtttaaaaaaaaacacatatctGCATCTTTTTGATACTTTAACCAGTAGGAAACGTTGTACACTGctaagaaaatacaacatgataCCGGCAACAGCATGATCGTGTTCCTGAAATTTACTTACCCATTCTCAGGAGTGGCAACAGTAATCCAACTTGCCCACAGACTGTCAGCTCAACTAAACGATTCCTTACATATTTGAGTTCAAACTCCACTCTCAGAGGTGATTGCTCCTTTCACATGTAAATAACTCACATCTGACACGTGTGTCTTATGACGCTTTGTCGCTGTCATTCATGTTATacaaagaataaacaaactgattatCTCTTCCTTGTCATTTCATCATAGAGTTTTACTCTCTCATTTTATAATGTTGTTAAACTATTAAGAGTATCCTGTGCAGCGCAGTTTTGTGAATGTTTCTCTCTGCCAAGCAAGAACAATACCTCGATTAGAAGGACCTGTGTCCTCTTTCACAAGATCAGTAGCATTGGTTATGCAATATTAATCTGCATGATTTAGTCCACTAAGTTTCATGCATATGgtgttaaaataatacaaatgaaTACCTGTAGAAATGGTTCCCTGAGTACAATATGTATAAGTCTTCATGCTTTTGCCACATAATGCAGTTATTTTCTTCACGGGCTGACCTGGTGGTTTGTTACATATGTCACACCAAGTTGAATGTAGGCTGCAGGTCACAGGACTGAACTCAGATGACCGGAGGCATTTACTCTCATGTCAGTAGTGAAGGTGGTATTCTGATCCTTTaaataagtaaaagtaccaatatgccacacatgtacatacatacaagtaAGAGTCATTACACTGAAGATATTACTTAATGTATAAGTAAACATGTGTAAGTGTCAGGAAATGTTcttaaagtatcaaaataaTCCCCCCATCTCTGTTCTGGTGTTGTGTATTAATACCATTGaaactgatgcattaatgtgtaaacTGCATTTTACTGTTATAGCTGGGCAAGGTGAAGTTAATTTTTTAACAATATTATATAAGGTTATAactaatgattgtttttgttatggATAAAATTGAGAATTGTTCTTTCATCCAGCTATTGATTCAGTTTACGGTAACTTCAGATAAAGCAGGAAATTCTCATATTTTGAAGCTGGAACCTTGAAATTTCTGAAATTGTTGAATGGAATATAAACATTATTCAGAATTACTTAGCAAAATAGCTACAAAtgacacacatatacaacaaATTAGTTACGTGGTCATTTTGCTAATAGTTTTGTACATAAGTAGGTTTTAATACTGTTGGGTGGTAAATCTTctgcaatgcatcatattttaaagGCTCTATATATTACAAAGGACATTTatgtcatgaaataaataatcactTCAATGTGACTGAAAGAGGATGATCAATAAGTCACTGATTATTATGGAAAATGTTTCTTATAAAGCAAGGTATTTAGCCAGAGACTGCACAGTAATAATCACCGCATACACGCAGCTGAGCCAATCATGTTGTTTCACCTCCTTTTTATTGCAGCAAATAACTAATCAAAACCAAACTAATCAGCAAAGtgaacatttcaacatgttacataaaatgacacaaatcctctttgggaaaatgtatttgttgcttACTTTGAGTTTTAGTGTGACCCAAATCCTATCAGCTAACATGGAGGGAAATTGAGTTGTGACCTGTAATGGATCCCACCAACAGGAGGCGATCAACATGccttggcttcacttttgggaagGTCTTGTGTCATCCAGCTTTATACACAGTCAATTACATTTCTCAACAAATTTGACCTTAATTagtgttgtttggttttgatcTTTCTTCTACGTCTGCAGCAAAGGAACCTGAAAATGGATAAAGTAGAAAGCAGCAGTACAGTCACCACAGTCAGTATTACCAGAAGTACATCTAAACAGTAGTACGAGTACCAGGGCATCTTATATGACTCTGTACGCAGATGCGGAGCACCTTTGTGACGCATTACATATTCCACCCAGAAGATACCCTGATCCATGGGTGCCATTGGCTGATCTCTGTGCAAACGTGACAgtctttgcatgttctctctgtagcTGTCTTGATGGAGTACATCTTTGATACCTTGCTCAAAACTGTGGCTATTAACATCACCCAGCTGAATGATCTTCccagctcctctctcctgcagACGGAGAAGGTTGTCATACTGGTCAAAGAACAAGGGTATTCCGAGCACAGGGACCCCGTGGTAAATGGCCTCTTGGACTCCATTGGTTCCACCATGAGCTACAAAGACTTTGGTCTGTGGGTGGCCCAGGAGGTCCTTCTGTGGCATCCAGTCCACTATCAGGGTGTTGTTGCCCAAAGTAGATGGACGTTCCCCTTTGTGCCTCCATATCACCTGAGTAGAATATGAAAAGAATCATGAAGACTTTGTTGTATACCTGTACACCACCAGATATATAATAtctaaataaattatgaaacgTTGCTACCAACAACTACCACACAGCTGTAAATTATGTAAAACTAACACTGATGAACATATAAGATAGATGCATTGCTATTTGAATAGCTCTGAGAATCTCTATGTCAAACAAGTAATTGGCAACTGGTGATTTATGTCACTGCAAAAGTGAATCAGTGAGCAGGTGTTACCTTCTGAGGCAACTTAGCAAAGACGCTGGCAATTTCATCTGCAATCTCTATCGGTAGAGCATTAACCAAAGTTCCCAAGGTCATGATGATCACTCCGTGGTCCCCAGAACTCTGTACAAACTCCTCCAGGTCTGCTGGCAGAGGTTGTGCTGGTTTGCACTGGAACCCTCCTATGTAGATGACATTTGGCATTGTGGGCCGTgggaaatcaaacacaaaatctgacCTGAACAGCCAAATGTCGGCTTCCTGaagaagagagatgatgtcACATCCACCCTCAATATATTTGTCACAGAGGACATCATAGCTTGGTCCAACTATGAATTGCTGCTGGAACACTATGATGCTGTAGAAAAACATATTCTTGATCCTCTGGATGAAATCCATTTTGTCCGTCAAGCCTGATCCTGGCACTGGGATGTAAGAGAGTGGTGAGGGAGCTATCACAAAGTGGCCGTCTCCACTGGTGATCCAGCGAACATTGAGCACCAAGGGCAGTTTCAGATACTTGGCTAGTATAATCCCTGGTGCCATGGCTGGGTCAGTGAGAACAAGATCATATTTGGAATCCATTAagctttttatcatcttttcatCCTCCAATATTTGAACAAGGGCATCAGACCACACTGCATGGGCCTCAAAAATCATTGAAAGGAAATTCTTGATGAGTTTGATGAAAGTAAGTGCTGAAGccccctctctctgtgcctggAAAAATCATTAAAAGATTCAGGTGAAAAAGTGATTATCTTGATATGTGAATGACTAAATGACCCACGTGAGGTCTGAACATAATTCAGAATTACTTACTTTTATTTGATCCTGCAAGAATACATCAAAAAAGTTCTCCATACTCTGATCCATTTCAAGGTTAATAGATGTGTAGAGAGGAGACTTTTCTGGGATGTACCAGCTGTTGGAGGCCCTGATCACAGTGATGTTGTGTCCCTTGGCATGAAGTTCTTCCAGGAGGATCTTCATATTGATCCAGTGGCTGCCATCGACTGGGAAAACCAGAATGTTTCCTCCATCGCAAGGTGGTGTGATGGAAATCAGAGATACACTGAGGAATGCAAATATTCCACACACACGATACAGTGGAGTAGTTCCTAAAATATATCAGAGAGATGATAAAATGAGAGCCCTTGTTTTCAACATATCATTAAGAGGAAATTAGTTCAACACTTTATGGTttgtatcagaatcagaatcagaatcagaatcagaattgactttattgccattgtaagtgaagaggtttcacattactaggaatttgtcttggtgattggtgcatacatagaacgtaacaagtaacatataatagtagaataaagtaaaataaaatagaataaggtaaaacaaaataaaataagtaaaataaatatggttctggaggtagttcaaaagtgaggtagtgctgggtggaagtatagtgcaagtaggtgaggtaaacagtgcaaatgaacagcaggtggataatgacatgagcagaaatcagtgcctgtactgaagtaactaaagtgcatgttagtcagttggtgttcaacagtatcaggtgaaaacaatgtgaagaaagagttctggctgtttaaaaaaaaagcatgcatCTTACTGATACTTTAACCAGTAGGAAACGTTGTACACTGctaagaaaatacaacatgataCCGGCAACAGCATGATCGTGTTCCTGAAATTTACTTACCCATTCTCAGGAGTGGCAACAGTAATCCAACTTGCCCACAGACTGTCAGCTCAACTAAACGATTCCTTACATATTTGAGTTCAAACTCCACTCTCAGAGGTGATTGCTCCTTTCACATGTAAATAACTCACATCTGACACGTGTGTCTTATGACGCTTTGTCGCTGTCATTCATGTTATacaaagaataaacaaactgattatCTCTTCCTTGTCATTTCATCATAGAGTTTTACTCTCTCATTTTATAATGTTGTTAAACTATTAAGAGTATCCTGTGCAGCGCAGTTTTGTGAATGTTTCTCTCTGCCAAGCAAGAACAATACCTCGATTAGAAGGACCTGTGTCCTCTTTCACAAGATCAGTAGCATTGGTTATGCAATATTAATCTGCATGATTTAGTCCACTAAGTTTCATGCATATGgtgttaaaataatacaaatgaaTACCTGTAGAAATGGTTCCCTGAGTACAATATGTATAAGTCTTCATGCTTTTGCCACATAATGCAGTTATTTTCTTCACGGGCTGACCTGGTGGTTTGTTACATATGTCACACCAAGTTGAATGTAGGCTGCAGGTCACAGGACTGAACTCAGATGACCGGAGGCATTTACTCTCATGTCAGTAGTGAAGGTGGTATTCTGATCCTTTaaataagtaaaagtaccaatatgccacacatgtacatacatacaagtaAGAGTCATTACACTGAAGATATTACTTAATGTATAAGTAAACATGTGTAAGTGTCAGGAAATGTTcttaaagtatcaaaataaTCCCCCCATCTCTGTTCTGGTGTTGTGTATTTATACCATTGaaactgatgcattaatgtgtaaacTGCATTTTACTGTTATAGCTGGGCAAGGTGAAGTTAATTTTTTAACAATATTATATAAGGTTATAactaatgattgtttttgttatggATAAAATTGAGAATTGTTCTTTCATCCAGCTATTGATTCAGTTTACGGTAACTTCAGATAAAGCAGGAAATTCTCATATTTTGAAGCTGGAACCTTGAAATTTCTGAAATTGTTGAATGGAATATAAACATTATTCAGAATTACTTAGCAAAATAGCTACAAAtgacacacatatacaacaaATTAGTTACGTGATCATTTTGCTAATAGTTTTGTACATAAGTAGGTTTTAATACTGTTGGGTGGTAAATCTTctgcaatgcatcatattttaaagGCTCTATATATTACAAAGGACATTTatgtcatgaaataaataatcactTTAGTTTGACTGAAAGAGGATCATCAATAAGTCACTGATTATTATGGAAAATGTTTCTTATAAAGCAAGGTATTAAGCCAGAGACTGCACAGTAATAATCACCGCATACACGCAGCTGAGCCAATCATGTTGTTTCACCTCCTTTTTATTGCAGCAAATAGCtaatcaaaaccaaactgatcagcaaagtgaacatttcaacatgttacataaaatgacacaaatcctcgttgggaaaatgtatttgttgcttACTTTGAGTTTTAGTGTGGCCCAAATCctatctgctaacatggagggaaaTTGAGTTGTGACCTGTACTGGATCCAACCAACAGGAGGCGATCAACATGccttggcttcacttttgggaagGTCTTGTGTCATCCAGCTTTATACACAGTCAATTACATTTCTCAACAAATTTGACCTTAATTagtgttgtttggttttgatcTTTCTTCTACGTCTGCAGCAAAGGAACCTGAAAATGGATAAAGTAGAAATCAGCAGTACAGTCACCGCAGTCAGTAATACCAGAAGTACATCTAAACAGTAGTACGAGTACCAGGGCATCTTATATGACTCTGTACGCAGATGCGGAGCACCTTTGTGACGCATTACATATTCCACCCAGAAGATACCCTGATCCATGGGTGCCATTGGCTGATCTCTGTGCAAACGTGACAgtctttgcatgttctctctgtagcTGTCTTGATGGAGTACATCTTTGATACCTTGCTCAAAACTGTGGCTATTAACATCACCCAGCTGAATGATCTTCccagctcctctctcctgcagACGGAGAAGGTTGTCATACTGGTCAAAGAACAAGGGTATTCCGAGCACAGGGACCCCGTGGTAAATGGCCTCTTGGACTCCATTGGTTCCACCATGAGCTACAAAGACTTTGGTCTGTGGGTGGCCCAGGAGGTCCTTCTGTGGCATCCAGTCCACTATCAGGGTGTTGTTGCCCAAAGTAGATGGACGTTCCCCTTTGTGCCTCCATATCACCTGAGTAGAATATGAAAAGAATCATGAAGACTTTGTTGTATACCTGTACACCACCAGATATATAATAtctaaataaattatgaaacgTTGCTACCAACAACTACCACACAGCTGTAAATTATGTAAAACTAACACTGATGAACATATAAGATAGATGCATTGCTATTTGAATAGCTCTGAAAATCTCTATGTCAAACAAG
Encoded here:
- the LOC124070936 gene encoding UDP-glucuronosyltransferase 2A1-like, translated to MGTTPLYRVCGIFAFLSVSLISITPPCDGGNILVFPVDGSHWINMKILLEELHAKGHNITVIRASNSWYIPEKSPLYTSINLEMDQSMENFFDVFLQDQIKAQREGASALTFIKLIKNFLSMIFEAHAVWSDALVQILEDEKMIKSLMDSKYDLVLTDPAMAPGIILAKYLKLPLVLNVRWITSGDGHFVIAPSPLSYIPVPGSGLTDKMDFIQRIKNMFFYSIIVFQQQFIVGPSYDVLCDKYIEGGCDIISLLQEADIWLFRSDFVFDFPRPTMPNVIYIGGFQCKPAQPLPADLEEFVQSSGDHGVIIMTLGTLVNALPIEIADEIASVFAKLPQKVIWRHKGERPSTLGNNTLIVDWMPQKDLLGHPQTKVFVAHGGTNGVQEAIYHGVPVLGIPLFFDQYDNLLRLQERGAGKIIQLGDVNSHSFEQGIKDVLHQDSYRENMQRLSRLHRDQPMAPMDQGIFWVEYVMRHKGAPHLRTESYKMPWYSYYCLDVLLVILTVVTVLLLSTLSIFRFLCCRRRRKIKTKQH